A region of Deinococcus aestuarii DNA encodes the following proteins:
- a CDS encoding type II toxin-antitoxin system VapC family toxin, whose translation MTQPAAICLDSNVILALRFREPKAEAIARRLDAAAHLIVCGPVVAELTPRDPRAEEWLQEFGVEVDWTLGRRVWRRVGELHAGYVERRRLSGGGLPRRPVTDYLIGAHAEVSGLPLLTLNPADYASFAELEVLTVKGE comes from the coding sequence ATGACCCAGCCTGCCGCCATCTGCCTCGATTCCAACGTGATTCTCGCCCTGCGGTTTCGGGAGCCGAAAGCAGAAGCCATCGCACGGCGGCTCGATGCTGCCGCTCACCTCATCGTCTGCGGCCCCGTCGTCGCGGAACTCACGCCCCGTGATCCCCGTGCCGAGGAGTGGTTGCAGGAGTTCGGTGTCGAGGTCGACTGGACGCTAGGCCGCAGGGTGTGGCGCCGGGTAGGCGAGTTGCACGCCGGGTATGTGGAGAGGCGGCGGCTGTCCGGAGGTGGACTGCCACGGCGCCCCGTCACGGACTACCTGATCGGCGCCCACGCCGAGGTGAGCGGCCTGCCTCTCCTCACCCTCAACCCAGCGGATTACGCGTCCTTCGCCGAACTCGAAGTTCTGACCGTCAAGGGAGAATGA